From Apium graveolens cultivar Ventura chromosome 9, ASM990537v1, whole genome shotgun sequence, the proteins below share one genomic window:
- the LOC141685250 gene encoding uncharacterized protein LOC141685250, with protein sequence MFLEAIVDAYIDIIHNGPPYPQKVLQMTITVSKHYIRKEKSEWSDPEKAAMLKDAKVRNILHNSLDNVISNRVISCKTAKAIWDALETQCQGTMEIKKNRKVVLVQEYEQFDAKPDESITNIYDRFLTLLNDLSLVGTKYDKEDSNTKFLRAFLEEWDTQ encoded by the coding sequence ATGTTCCTAGAAGCCATTGTTGAtgcatatattgatataattcaCAATGGACCTCCTTACCCTCAAAAGGTTCTCCAAATGACTATAACAGTTTCTAAGCACTACATCAGGAAAGAAAAATcagaatggtcagatcctgagaAGGCTGCAATGCTCAAGGATGCAAAAGTCCGAAATATTCTGCACAACAGTTTGGATAATGTGATATCCAACAGGGTGATTTCCTGCAAGACTGCCAAAGctatatgggatgccttggaaactCAGTGTCAAGGAACCATGGAAATTAAGAAGAATAGAAAGGTTGTTCTTGTGCAAGAGTATGAACAATTTGATGCTAAACCTGATGAGAGTATAACTAacatctatgatagatttctTACACTActgaatgatctatcattggtCGGAACAAAGTATGATAAGGAGGACTCAAACACCAAATTTCTGAGAGCTTTTCTTGAAGAATGGGACACACAATGA